The following are encoded in a window of Salvelinus sp. IW2-2015 unplaced genomic scaffold, ASM291031v2 Un_scaffold5885, whole genome shotgun sequence genomic DNA:
- the LOC112078575 gene encoding apoptotic protease-activating factor 1-like, with product MRHPKHNPAKPHCFLTQRASTGSQRTNPATPPVWSDGLARWHGDDGEGARSCLLQSRSSLEQDIRASYLMDHMISDGVLTGDEEDRIRSKPTRRXQAAALLELLLRKDNQAYISFYNALVRESYGDLASLLHNSLPLVSPEAEKSFSDGGTRY from the exons ATGCgtcatccgaaacacaacccagccaagccgcactgctttttaacacagcgcgcatccaccGGAAGCCAGCGCACCAAC CCAGCCACCCCACCTGTGTGGTCGGACGGTCTGGCCCGTTGGCATGGCGATGATGGAGAAGGGGCGCGGAGCTGCCTGCTTCAGTCACGCTCCAGCCTGGAGCAGGACATCAGGGCTTCCTACCTGATGGATCACATGATCAGTGACGGCGTGCTGACGGGGGACGAGGAGGACAGGATCAGGAGCAAG CCCACCAGGAGAGMGCAGGCGGcggccctgctggagctgctccTGAGGAAGGATAACCAGGCCTACATCTCCTTCTACAACGCCCTGGTCCGTGAGAGCTACGGAGACCTGGCCAGcctgctccacaacagcctgcCCCTGGTCTCCCCTGAGGCTGAGAAGAGCTTCTCAGACGGGGGCACCCGCTATG